The following proteins come from a genomic window of Chitinophagaceae bacterium:
- a CDS encoding mechanosensitive ion channel family protein has translation MENFSIDNIQETIGEILVLYGFSLLSALIVLVLGWWVLKLIRNGFSKGLEKSNTDPSLQRFLTKLVDAILKVLLIITVISMLGVETTSFIAIIGAAGLAVGLALQGSLANFAGGVLILTFKPFKVGDFITANGISGTVREIGIIYTVLYTPQNQRITIPNGSLSNSSVTNFSAEDTRRLDMIFGIGYGDDIPKAKEIIQRVFESDERVLKDKGVVIGLAELGDSSVDFTVRVWCKSADFFVLMWDMNQKVKMTFDQEGVSIPFPQRDVHLFQEK, from the coding sequence ATGGAGAATTTTAGTATTGATAACATACAGGAAACCATTGGAGAAATATTAGTACTCTATGGTTTTAGTTTATTGTCTGCTTTAATAGTATTAGTTTTAGGTTGGTGGGTTTTAAAACTAATCAGAAATGGGTTTTCAAAAGGTCTTGAAAAAAGTAACACAGACCCATCTTTACAGAGGTTTTTGACGAAGTTGGTAGATGCAATACTAAAGGTGTTGTTGATAATAACTGTGATTTCGATGTTAGGTGTTGAAACTACATCTTTTATTGCAATTATTGGTGCGGCTGGTCTGGCAGTTGGTTTAGCACTTCAGGGCAGTCTCGCGAATTTTGCCGGAGGTGTTTTAATTTTAACTTTCAAACCATTTAAAGTAGGGGATTTTATTACTGCAAACGGGATAAGTGGAACAGTCCGGGAAATAGGAATAATTTATACAGTTTTATACACACCACAGAATCAAAGAATAACCATACCTAATGGATCATTGTCTAACAGTTCTGTTACCAATTTTTCTGCAGAGGACACCAGAAGGCTGGATATGATATTTGGTATTGGATACGGGGACGATATTCCAAAAGCGAAAGAAATTATTCAAAGGGTTTTTGAAAGTGATGAAAGAGTATTAAAAGATAAGGGTGTTGTAATAGGATTAGCTGAATTAGGCGATAGCTCTGTAGATTTTACTGTGAGAGTTTGGTGTAAAAGCGCTGATTTTTTCGTACTAATGTGGGATATGAATCAGAAAGTTAAAATGACTTTTGATCAGGAAGGAGTTTCTATACCGTTTCCTCAGAGAGATGTACATTTGTTTCAGGAGAAATAA
- a CDS encoding efflux RND transporter permease subunit — translation MNQQQPGDKKSKLEKVVRYFLPTTVSVNNRTSVLVLTTLIIILGFTSYRSMPKENFPEISIPTILINTPYPGNSPVDIENLITRPIENELLSLTGLKNINSTSIQDFSNIVVEFNLDVDVNTALRDVKDAVDKAKTELPTDLDQDPNVFELDFSEFPIMNINLSGDFTNEDLKEFGEYLKDEIEKLTEISEVEIKGALEKEVRIMVDPFKMQSLQINFDDIENAIASENITISGGDLLIDNFRRSVRVVGEFKEMRDIENVIVKHENQNTVFLKDIATVQFGFEERQSYARSYSDPVISLDVKKRSAENLLVATDKINDILDYAIENIFPPNLEISITNDQSKVTRDQLDNLENSIIFGVILVVLVLLFFLGLRNALFVGIAIPLSMLTGFMVLNGFGVTVNLIVLFSLVLALGMLVDNGIVVVENIYRLMQEGHSPISAAKQGAGEVAWAIIVSTATTLAAFVPLLFWDDIIGEFMKYLPVTLIIVLASSLFVALIINPVLTSLFMRIEDPKEKTSFKKVIAILSGFALLIIFSWLAGWIALRNISIIFALITILNIYLLKPAAALFQDKILVWIENAYDKTITFVLKGFMPYIVFISTFLLLILSIVLFSIFTPKVSFFPENEPNYVNIFIELPLGSDIDYTNEYSKSIEKVVNEVIEPYGNVVESVITNVGEGTTDPMAGPAPGRTPHRAKVTVAFVEFEFREGVSTNSIMEAIRERMSEFPEATISVDKNQVGPPVGRPINIEVSGDDFQELTSLTDQIITYIDNGNIQGIEELQTDLERGKPELLINVDREAARRYGISTAQIGNTMRTALFGREVSKFKEGEDEYPIQLRFSEEYRYDLSSLMNQRITFRDAGSGQIMQVPISAVADVTYTSTFGSIRRIDGNRTITIYSNVMDGYNANEIVNSIRARLENFSIPDGYEISFTGEQEEQEKTGEFLTRALMIAVFLILFIIVTQFNSLVTPFIILLSVLFSTMGVFFGLALFQMDFVIVMTGIGIISLAGVVVNNAIVLIDYTNLVRQRKRAELKLSEGKEMSDNDLVNVIIKGGKLRLRPVLLTAITTILGLMPLALGLNIDFAAFFTRFEFNAYIGGDNALFWGPMASTVIFGLTFSTFLILVVVPAMYLISERWKRSLNKFIS, via the coding sequence ATGAACCAGCAGCAACCGGGTGATAAAAAATCAAAACTTGAAAAAGTTGTTAGATACTTTTTGCCTACAACTGTATCTGTAAATAACAGAACAAGTGTATTGGTGCTAACGACACTTATCATTATTTTAGGATTCACTTCTTACAGGTCTATGCCTAAAGAAAACTTTCCTGAAATTTCTATACCCACAATTTTAATAAACACACCATATCCGGGCAATTCACCGGTAGATATAGAAAATCTCATCACCAGACCAATTGAAAATGAGCTTCTGTCATTGACCGGCTTAAAGAATATAAACTCTACTTCTATTCAGGATTTCTCTAACATAGTTGTAGAGTTTAATTTAGATGTAGATGTAAACACTGCGTTAAGAGATGTAAAAGATGCTGTTGATAAGGCTAAAACTGAACTGCCAACCGATTTGGATCAGGACCCTAATGTTTTTGAGTTAGACTTTAGCGAGTTTCCGATAATGAACATTAACCTATCGGGTGATTTCACTAATGAAGACTTAAAAGAATTTGGAGAATACCTAAAAGACGAAATTGAAAAGCTTACAGAAATCTCAGAAGTAGAGATTAAAGGAGCATTAGAAAAAGAAGTCAGGATAATGGTAGATCCCTTCAAAATGCAATCTCTCCAAATCAACTTTGACGACATTGAAAATGCCATTGCTTCTGAAAACATTACTATTTCCGGAGGAGATTTGCTGATTGATAACTTTCGAAGAAGTGTCAGGGTAGTAGGTGAATTCAAAGAAATGAGAGACATTGAAAATGTAATCGTAAAACATGAAAATCAAAACACCGTATTTTTAAAAGATATAGCAACAGTACAGTTTGGTTTTGAAGAAAGGCAAAGTTATGCCAGGTCATATAGCGACCCTGTAATTTCTTTGGATGTGAAAAAAAGATCTGCAGAAAACTTATTGGTAGCAACTGACAAAATCAATGATATTCTGGATTATGCTATTGAAAACATTTTTCCTCCTAACCTTGAGATAAGCATTACTAATGACCAATCTAAAGTTACCAGGGACCAATTAGACAATTTAGAAAACAGTATCATTTTCGGAGTTATACTGGTTGTATTGGTTTTACTTTTCTTTTTAGGGTTAAGAAATGCACTTTTTGTTGGGATAGCAATTCCACTTTCAATGTTAACCGGATTCATGGTATTAAACGGCTTTGGAGTGACCGTTAATTTGATAGTTTTATTCTCACTGGTCTTAGCATTAGGAATGCTGGTAGATAACGGAATTGTAGTGGTAGAAAACATTTACCGTTTAATGCAGGAAGGGCATAGCCCAATATCTGCTGCTAAACAAGGTGCCGGTGAAGTTGCCTGGGCCATAATAGTTTCAACAGCTACAACACTTGCAGCATTTGTACCACTATTGTTTTGGGACGATATCATTGGAGAATTTATGAAGTATTTACCGGTGACGTTAATAATAGTGCTTGCCTCTTCCCTATTTGTGGCTTTGATTATAAATCCGGTTTTGACATCCTTGTTTATGAGAATTGAAGACCCAAAAGAAAAAACAAGTTTCAAAAAAGTAATAGCTATTTTATCGGGTTTTGCCTTACTCATAATTTTTAGCTGGCTGGCCGGCTGGATTGCTTTGAGAAATATCAGTATTATTTTTGCTTTAATAACAATTTTAAACATTTATTTACTCAAGCCGGCAGCAGCCTTATTTCAGGATAAAATATTAGTTTGGATTGAAAATGCTTATGATAAAACAATCACCTTTGTTCTCAAAGGTTTTATGCCTTATATCGTTTTTATATCTACATTTTTGCTGCTCATTTTATCAATTGTACTTTTTTCGATATTTACGCCAAAAGTCAGCTTCTTTCCTGAAAATGAACCAAATTATGTAAACATTTTTATAGAGTTACCATTAGGTAGTGATATTGACTACACCAATGAATACTCAAAATCAATTGAAAAAGTAGTAAATGAGGTTATAGAACCCTATGGAAATGTAGTAGAATCAGTAATTACCAATGTTGGAGAAGGAACAACCGATCCGATGGCAGGCCCTGCTCCGGGGCGTACTCCTCACAGGGCAAAAGTTACCGTAGCTTTTGTTGAGTTTGAGTTCCGGGAAGGAGTTTCGACCAACAGCATAATGGAAGCGATAAGAGAACGAATGTCAGAATTCCCGGAAGCTACTATAAGTGTAGATAAAAATCAGGTAGGGCCTCCTGTTGGACGTCCAATCAATATTGAAGTCAGTGGTGATGACTTTCAGGAATTAACATCTCTTACAGACCAAATAATAACATATATCGATAATGGAAACATTCAAGGTATAGAGGAGCTTCAAACGGACCTGGAAAGAGGGAAGCCTGAATTACTGATAAATGTAGATCGTGAAGCGGCAAGAAGGTATGGGATTTCTACAGCACAAATAGGCAATACAATGAGGACGGCACTATTTGGTAGAGAAGTTTCAAAATTTAAAGAAGGTGAGGACGAATACCCTATTCAATTACGTTTCTCTGAAGAATACAGATATGACTTAAGTTCATTAATGAACCAGCGAATCACTTTCCGTGATGCAGGTTCCGGTCAAATTATGCAAGTTCCTATTTCAGCAGTTGCAGATGTTACCTACACCTCTACTTTTGGATCAATCAGAAGAATTGATGGCAACAGGACTATAACTATTTACTCAAATGTAATGGATGGTTATAATGCAAATGAAATCGTTAATTCTATACGAGCCAGACTTGAAAACTTTAGTATACCTGACGGTTATGAAATTTCTTTTACCGGGGAACAGGAAGAGCAGGAAAAAACGGGAGAATTCTTAACCAGGGCTTTAATGATTGCAGTCTTTTTAATCCTTTTTATTATTGTAACTCAGTTTAATTCTTTAGTGACACCATTTATTATTTTACTTTCTGTTTTATTCAGTACAATGGGGGTGTTTTTTGGGTTAGCTCTTTTCCAAATGGACTTTGTTATTGTAATGACCGGTATTGGAATCATTTCATTAGCCGGCGTAGTAGTAAACAATGCTATTGTACTCATAGATTATACCAATTTAGTCAGACAACGTAAAAGAGCGGAACTCAAGCTAAGTGAAGGTAAGGAAATGAGTGATAATGACTTGGTAAACGTAATTATAAAAGGTGGGAAACTGAGGCTACGTCCAGTACTTTTAACGGCTATTACGACTATACTGGGTTTAATGCCGCTTGCTTTGGGATTGAATATTGACTTTGCAGCATTCTTTACAAGATTTGAATTCAATGCCTATATAGGTGGTGACAATGCTTTGTTTTGGGGACCAATGGCTTCTACCGTTATTTTTGGCTTAACTTTTTCAACATTCTTAATATTAGTTGTAGTTCCTGCTATGTATCTGATAAGTGAAAGATGGAAAAGAAGTTTGAACAAATTTATTAGTTAG
- a CDS encoding efflux RND transporter periplasmic adaptor subunit, with protein sequence MQKTILSVLFFGLLFMVSCGSSETDKLENMQRELEEKREKFESLKIEIEQLETEIASLRQDTITTGRMVTLRPVEVSDFEHYIEAQGLVQADLNISLSAEMSGAVRNINVREGDYVRKGQLLVRQNEENIRNSIAEVESALELATTTYERQKNLWAENIGSEIQYLQAKNQKESLEKNLNTLNTQLNMLNIKSPIDGYIDEVFVKIGDVLSPGTPVVRIVNLENVYVRADVPERFLTSVKKGDNVKVRFPLINKEENAAISSVGQFINPGNRTFKIDIQLKNEEGLLKPNLLSVVRIMDYFSKDAIVIPTRLVQQYFDEEFVYVRKMDGQQSLAEKRNIVSGKTYGGITEILEGLTDEDMLIDAGFRDIADGQKIRVNK encoded by the coding sequence ATGCAAAAGACAATTTTATCTGTACTATTTTTTGGCTTACTTTTCATGGTTTCATGCGGGTCCTCAGAAACTGATAAATTAGAGAATATGCAAAGAGAGCTTGAAGAGAAGAGGGAGAAATTTGAAAGTTTGAAAATTGAGATTGAGCAACTGGAAACAGAAATTGCTTCCTTAAGGCAAGATACAATAACTACCGGGAGAATGGTGACCTTAAGGCCGGTAGAAGTAAGTGATTTTGAACACTATATAGAAGCACAGGGCTTAGTACAGGCAGATCTTAATATCTCACTGAGTGCAGAAATGAGTGGGGCTGTCAGAAATATTAATGTCAGAGAAGGTGATTATGTTAGAAAAGGACAATTATTAGTCAGACAAAATGAAGAAAACATTAGAAACTCTATTGCTGAGGTTGAAAGTGCTCTTGAATTAGCAACAACCACTTATGAAAGACAAAAAAATCTATGGGCAGAGAACATCGGTTCAGAAATACAATACTTACAGGCTAAAAATCAAAAAGAATCTTTAGAAAAAAATCTTAATACTTTAAACACTCAGCTGAATATGCTGAATATAAAATCTCCAATTGACGGCTACATAGATGAAGTCTTTGTGAAAATTGGAGATGTTTTATCCCCGGGCACTCCGGTTGTAAGGATTGTGAATTTAGAAAATGTATATGTCAGGGCAGATGTTCCTGAAAGATTTCTGACTAGTGTTAAAAAGGGGGATAATGTTAAAGTTAGATTTCCTTTAATTAATAAAGAAGAAAATGCAGCAATAAGCTCAGTAGGTCAATTTATCAATCCGGGTAACAGAACTTTCAAAATTGATATTCAATTGAAAAATGAGGAAGGTCTCCTTAAGCCAAATTTGCTTTCTGTAGTAAGAATCATGGATTATTTCAGCAAAGATGCAATTGTCATTCCAACCCGCCTGGTCCAACAATATTTTGATGAAGAGTTTGTGTATGTCAGAAAAATGGATGGACAACAAAGTCTGGCAGAAAAGCGAAATATAGTAAGCGGAAAGACCTACGGTGGCATTACTGAAATACTTGAAGGATTAACAGATGAAGATATGTTGATAGACGCAGGTTTTAGAGATATAGCTGATGGTCAAAAAATAAGAGTAAATAAATAA
- a CDS encoding TolC family protein codes for MKITTIISTFLILTFVLYTSKANENSFSLEEAQNFAIENSIQQKNAALDFKITQKQSLEVISEGFPQINAEASYQNFLKLPVSLIPLEFIGGPEGEFQEIQFGLPHNVNANITVSQLIFDFRYFVGIRANKALMESAKTQLYQNEIDLKKAIEESYYAALASLETVEILENNLEIINKTLHETEQLLKSGFAEQLDVDRLKLSQSNVNTQFKNAERQAKLALAVLKYQMGYPVQDEIILTENLSDLIENSLLTDMEYDYQNRIEFRLLNLQRDLRTFDISQTRAGYFPSLYAFGTYNYDAQRNEFNFFDSNETWFESGFVGLQLRIPIFDGLTRRFMVQQRQLDLMKINNQIQNFDELVRLEVQNARTELENAFENYQTQLKNLELAERIYNVTVRKYQEGVGSSLEVSNAESDWSQTQANYIQSMYQVIISRTQLKHSMGLYNTNNN; via the coding sequence ATGAAAATTACGACCATCATTTCAACTTTTTTAATCCTAACTTTTGTTCTATACACTTCAAAGGCTAACGAAAACTCTTTTTCACTTGAAGAAGCTCAAAACTTTGCCATTGAAAATAGCATACAGCAGAAAAATGCGGCTTTGGATTTTAAAATCACTCAAAAGCAATCATTGGAAGTAATATCAGAAGGTTTTCCACAAATTAATGCTGAAGCTTCTTATCAAAACTTCTTAAAACTACCCGTTAGTCTTATTCCTTTGGAGTTTATAGGTGGCCCTGAAGGAGAGTTTCAGGAAATACAATTTGGTCTCCCCCATAATGTAAATGCTAATATTACTGTTTCCCAATTGATTTTTGATTTTAGATATTTTGTGGGTATCAGAGCAAATAAAGCATTGATGGAATCTGCCAAAACGCAACTTTACCAAAATGAAATTGATTTAAAGAAAGCCATTGAAGAGTCCTATTACGCGGCTTTAGCATCATTGGAGACGGTAGAAATTTTAGAAAATAATCTGGAAATCATCAATAAAACGCTTCACGAAACAGAACAGCTGTTGAAAAGTGGTTTTGCTGAACAACTTGATGTTGACAGATTAAAACTCTCCCAATCAAATGTAAACACACAATTTAAAAATGCTGAAAGACAGGCAAAGTTAGCTTTGGCAGTTCTAAAATATCAAATGGGATATCCGGTTCAGGATGAAATAATATTAACTGAAAACTTATCCGATCTTATTGAAAATTCCCTTCTCACAGATATGGAATATGATTATCAAAACAGAATTGAGTTTCGTTTATTGAATTTACAAAGAGATTTGAGAACTTTTGATATTAGTCAGACAAGAGCCGGTTATTTTCCCTCACTATATGCTTTCGGTACTTATAACTATGATGCTCAAAGAAATGAATTTAATTTTTTTGACAGTAATGAAACCTGGTTTGAGTCCGGTTTTGTGGGTTTACAGTTAAGGATTCCAATTTTTGACGGTCTTACCAGAAGATTTATGGTTCAACAAAGACAACTGGATTTAATGAAAATAAACAATCAAATTCAAAATTTTGATGAGCTGGTACGTTTAGAGGTTCAAAATGCAAGAACTGAATTAGAAAATGCTTTTGAAAACTATCAAACACAACTTAAAAATCTGGAATTGGCCGAAAGGATTTACAATGTTACAGTAAGAAAATATCAGGAAGGAGTAGGTTCCAGTCTTGAAGTGTCTAATGCAGAGTCTGACTGGTCACAAACTCAGGCAAATTACATTCAGTCGATGTATCAGGTAATTATTAGCAGAACACAGCTCAAGCACTCAATGGGTTTATACAATACAAATAACAATTAA
- a CDS encoding TetR/AcrR family transcriptional regulator: MVYCVYVCNFAEIITKVDQKIISLSIELFLKYGIKSVSMDDISRHLGVSKKTIYEVVENKSELVKKAILLYLEEEKNGVETIINENSNPIVQMYELVKYNTRNLREMNPALVYDLQKYYPQAWQNHLTFKKEFLYKCVKSNLESGIEKGFYRNTLNAEIIAKIYLFKTESLIDQSIFPIGEFTFKELVIEYFDYHIHAICSEKGLNYLKENKLTIKN, encoded by the coding sequence ATAGTTTATTGCGTTTATGTTTGTAATTTTGCAGAAATTATTACAAAAGTGGATCAAAAAATTATTTCTCTTTCTATTGAATTGTTTTTAAAATATGGGATCAAAAGTGTCTCTATGGATGACATTTCCAGACATTTAGGGGTTTCCAAAAAAACCATATACGAAGTCGTAGAAAATAAATCTGAATTGGTAAAAAAAGCAATTCTGCTTTATCTGGAAGAAGAAAAAAATGGAGTTGAAACTATCATAAATGAAAATTCTAACCCAATAGTACAGATGTATGAGCTTGTAAAGTATAATACAAGAAATCTCAGAGAAATGAATCCTGCTTTAGTATATGATTTACAAAAATATTACCCGCAGGCCTGGCAGAATCACTTAACTTTTAAAAAAGAATTTTTATATAAATGTGTGAAATCAAACTTGGAATCAGGTATAGAGAAAGGGTTTTATAGAAACACTCTAAATGCTGAAATCATTGCAAAAATTTATCTTTTTAAAACAGAATCTCTAATTGACCAATCAATTTTCCCCATTGGTGAATTTACTTTTAAAGAATTAGTCATAGAGTATTTTGACTATCACATACATGCTATTTGCTCTGAAAAAGGTTTAAACTATTTGAAAGAAAATAAGCTGACAATAAAAAACTAA
- a CDS encoding FtsX-like permease family protein — MKTFLSIFKESVILAFYELYSNKLRSFLSLLGITIGILCIISVLTAVDSLERNVRGSIQKLGDNIVYVQKWPWDFGEDYAWWQYWNRPVPNLNELRSIQNQSRYTEAAAIQIGLNNRTARYLDQSVENITALAISHDFSRIKDLDFLEGRYFSLNESQAGNNVAVLGYNVAVQLFNTPENSVGREIRLLGRKISIIGVLEQEGEDLLSMSNDNQILIPYNFLTSFMNIDNIGSEPFLMIKAVEGTNLEILKDELTGILRAERRLSPRQDNNFALNQLSLLSRNMNQLFGVINFAGFIIGIFAIIVGGFGVANIMFVSVRERIPQIGIKKALGAKQFFILLEFLIEAVVLSLIGGVFGILLVFVLTIIAENLLDFDFTLSFSIIMTGLLISIITGIVSGFIPALNASKMAPVDAIRY, encoded by the coding sequence ATGAAAACATTCCTCAGTATTTTTAAAGAAAGTGTAATTCTCGCATTTTATGAGCTTTACAGCAATAAACTGAGAAGTTTTCTTTCATTACTGGGAATCACCATAGGGATATTGTGTATAATTTCTGTTCTTACTGCTGTTGATTCACTGGAAAGAAATGTTAGAGGTAGTATTCAAAAGTTGGGTGATAATATAGTGTATGTACAAAAATGGCCCTGGGACTTTGGAGAAGATTATGCCTGGTGGCAATACTGGAACAGACCGGTTCCAAATCTAAATGAACTCAGAAGTATTCAAAATCAAAGTCGCTATACAGAGGCTGCTGCCATCCAAATTGGATTAAATAACCGTACCGCAAGATACCTTGATCAAAGTGTAGAAAATATCACTGCACTTGCCATTTCACATGACTTCTCAAGAATTAAAGATTTGGATTTTTTAGAAGGCAGATATTTCTCTTTAAATGAATCTCAAGCCGGAAATAATGTTGCTGTTTTAGGTTATAATGTAGCTGTGCAACTATTCAACACTCCCGAAAATAGTGTAGGAAGGGAAATTAGATTGCTTGGGAGGAAAATTTCTATAATCGGAGTACTTGAACAGGAAGGAGAAGATTTGTTAAGCATGAGCAATGATAATCAAATTCTGATTCCTTATAACTTCCTGACTTCATTCATGAATATCGACAATATTGGCAGCGAACCTTTTCTAATGATAAAAGCTGTTGAAGGCACTAATTTAGAGATATTGAAAGACGAATTGACCGGAATCCTAAGGGCTGAAAGAAGACTGAGCCCAAGGCAAGATAATAATTTTGCATTAAACCAATTATCTCTCCTCAGCAGAAATATGAATCAACTTTTTGGTGTAATAAATTTTGCCGGATTTATAATTGGAATTTTTGCTATAATTGTAGGAGGTTTTGGTGTAGCTAATATAATGTTTGTATCTGTTAGAGAGCGTATTCCTCAAATTGGCATAAAGAAAGCTCTCGGTGCCAAACAATTTTTCATACTGCTGGAGTTTTTGATTGAAGCCGTAGTCCTATCCCTCATTGGTGGAGTTTTTGGAATATTATTAGTGTTTGTATTAACCATCATAGCTGAAAATTTGCTTGATTTTGATTTTACTTTATCCTTTTCGATTATAATGACAGGGCTGCTAATTTCTATAATCACAGGTATTGTATCAGGCTTTATCCCGGCCTTAAATGCATCTAAAATGGCTCCTGTAGATGCTATCAGATATTAA
- a CDS encoding SAM-dependent methyltransferase yields MPGKGLFIRKKLKGLLNSLFYSGDAYSCPICNFSSDIMLATGKDYPIIKEKQIIGAGLRNTACIKCGSCDRERLIFLFLKDYIHIFEKENPYKVLHIAPEIPIYDKLKKLSNIDYVCGDKFEKGYDYPRKVQNIDITKLEFPDNSFDLIVCNHVLEHIPNDMIALSELYRVLKPNGIAMLQVPLSIANETTFEDLTIKSDEERIRFFGQKDHVRLYGKDYPNRLKSAGFSIEILEISNKEEYKKYNLNTLEKVFIGKKIISD; encoded by the coding sequence ATGCCCGGGAAAGGATTATTTATAAGAAAAAAATTAAAAGGTCTATTAAACAGTCTATTCTACAGTGGTGACGCCTACAGTTGTCCCATTTGTAATTTTTCATCTGATATAATGTTGGCCACCGGCAAGGACTATCCAATTATTAAAGAAAAGCAAATAATCGGTGCCGGTCTAAGAAATACTGCTTGTATAAAATGTGGCTCCTGTGACAGAGAAAGGCTCATTTTTCTTTTCCTAAAAGACTACATTCACATCTTTGAGAAAGAAAATCCCTATAAGGTACTTCATATTGCTCCGGAAATACCTATTTACGACAAGTTGAAAAAACTATCAAATATTGATTATGTATGCGGTGATAAATTTGAAAAAGGATATGACTACCCCCGGAAAGTTCAAAATATTGATATAACAAAACTCGAGTTTCCTGATAATTCATTTGATTTAATAGTTTGCAATCATGTACTGGAACATATCCCGAATGACATGATTGCTTTAAGTGAATTATACAGAGTACTAAAGCCAAATGGGATTGCCATGTTGCAAGTTCCTTTAAGTATAGCAAATGAAACAACTTTTGAAGATCTTACTATTAAATCAGATGAGGAACGCATTAGGTTTTTCGGACAAAAAGATCATGTTCGTTTATATGGTAAAGATTATCCGAACCGTTTAAAAAGTGCAGGCTTCTCAATAGAGATTCTTGAAATTTCAAATAAAGAAGAATATAAAAAGTATAATCTGAACACACTTGAAAAGGTTTTCATTGGAAAGAAGATAATTAGTGATTAA